From the Onychostoma macrolepis isolate SWU-2019 chromosome 13, ASM1243209v1, whole genome shotgun sequence genome, the window ACTGTTTGTGCTGCAGACATGAATTGtgcaaaaatgaatgtttatacTATGTAATGTTTAACGCATGGTTATTGCAGTTGAATAATATGGATCCTTTAGGTAATGCATCACTAACAGATCTCGTTCGTTGATGTATTACAGCACTCTGACCAGAAACATACGCCACCGGAGGGGCGAGAAGGTGGTGATAAACGTACCAAGTAagtgtgttgtttgttttttttttgttgttgttgttgtaaatgATTGACTTCTGTTTCTGTAGTTGAAAGTCTTTCTCTGGAAATAAAATTAACAGAGTGTATGTGGTTTCATTTGATCTACTCCTAATGTGAGTGAATGAGATTACATTATGATGACCCAGAAACTTGAGCACTACCCAGTGGATACACTGGAGATTTTCCTCCGTATACAGTTCAGTAACTCCTCATGAACGCGAAGCATGTGCAACACGACGAGGTGCTGCCTGGTGACATgctgtaaaaacaaaatcaaatgacACGGATAACGCTGCTGTTCATATTGCAGCAAGTTAAGAGAAAGATTAATGTGGAAGAAGGTGCTTTTATTGCTCTGTAGCACACTCTGCAACATATCAAATTTGTGGTGCATgtgattattaaaaacaaaatcaagatcTTTATTATATTTCTGCATGTCCTCAATTGCTTCTCTTTTGACTCGCACagtttttaaagataaaaacaCCCCGTCTCCTTTCGTGGAGGTGTTCCCGGAGGACGATGGAGAAGCTGCCCGGGGAGCCCTGCCTGATCACATCTACATGGACGCCATGGGCTTTGGCATGGGTAACTGTTGCCTGCAGGTAAAATGTCTTTTCCTCCCAGAAACCTGACCATTGTTGCCTCTCACTGATTTGCATTGAGGATATTTAAGTCAAGTGACACTGGTTGACATTAGATCAATGTTGTCCACCGCTGCCATTGCAGGTGACCTTCCAGGCCTGCAGCATCAGTGAGGCGCGCTACCTTTATGACCAACTGGCCACTTTCTGTCCCATAGTGGTAAGAAAACACGGCTTAGAGGAATTCTTACAACAGAACACGCTGTCCATGTGAAAAGGGTCCAAAAACAGAAAGTAAACTTTGCTTCACAGAACAAATGACAATTAATCACTGTGTTTATACtgttaaataaattgtatataaatgtgGGGAAAAGGTCGCTGCAGGCGCAGCAAACTATGCATGATGTGATCGCTTGTAAGAGGGAGATGTGTGGTACACTACTGCATTcaagaaaaaattacattttaagatccCAAACTTCTAGCTTTTAAAGGGCGTCTTCTAACTTTGACCTTAGTTGAAAATTGACCATCTTTACCACACGtgaagttatatatatataacccaCCCTCATCTATTTCACACTCCTGTGTGGTTAGCGGTTGTACAGCCTTTTAAGATGCTTGTCCAAAGTTGTCTTTATTGCTTTTTCTGTTTGTGCAGATGGCTCTCAGCGCTGCCTCGCCGTTCTATCGGGGATACGTGTCAGACATTGACTGCCGCTGGGGTGTGATCTCTGCGTCTGTGGATGACCGAACCCGAGAGGAGCGGGGCCTGGAGGTGAGAACCAGATCCTGTCGTCCAGTTTTTCTACTAAAATGGTGCTTTGGCTGATGCTCGGATCTGGCCCGTTTCCACTGGCTGAAGAGCCAAATGTTACGACATAACgtgcacacaaacaaacaaacaaaaaaagattcatAAGATAATAGATTTCTTGGAGGGAATTGATCTAGGCTAGATTCCCTGTGCAATGTATAGAGCAAATTATGGAACAAATAATGCTGTCTTTTTGACCCCAATTCCTTCCACTAATTATATAAGTAATTCTATAATTATAGGCTGCATGATGTTGTGTAATGCCCACATCCAAACAATAGACCCTCCCATTTCAGTAATGATTACAGACATCAGTCATCCCAGACTTGTGTGAATCATACATGAGTAACAGACAGCCTctgtaatcattttaaaagaaaactaaTCCAATCTAATtggtgctttttaaaaaaaaatttataccACCACACTTTGTATGTGATCTGTGCTGGCAAAATGCGTCAGATTGTGCATGGGGCAAATTTTGAGctacaggcaaaaaaaaaaaaaatacgtaAAAATGAGTCCATTAAGCCGTCCTCTAGTGATCCCAGTGCaccaaataataattaaacgtATAAAAGTCGCACCCGAAGTGCCCGCATGAAGACAGCGCGTGATCCatacacagaattacagtatttaagtattcacgcaaacataatctgttatgtcttaagtgaaagtTTGAGAAACTTTTGGGGAAAACCatctgatgtgtaacattatattagatCCACGCAGTACAGTAGGTCTTAATATATAGGCTGTCTGTCTCATCAATGTTAAtctaacaataaaagaaaagattGCTACTCTTGATTGAActgcttttgtatttttaacaatcagtttatttgtaatgaacacactaaagtgatttttatatttggttatttgtttttcttacttAATGCTTTTGTTGAGatgtaaaatgagaaaaatacagtataaacttGTTTCTTATATttgctaatttttatttttttttttttaaataataagattaaataaaaaaaagctatattgtgatttattaatattagtaaggatcattaagaaaataattgGAGAAAAAGATGCAATGTTGCTTGGTGATTTTTCTTTGTGTAGCtcatctatcattttgaccttttaattaatgtaaaaatacaaaaacaaattttgtaAAGTTTTAATCTGCACACAATATTTgcaaataatgaaattaatgaaGAATGTTCACTGTCAAATGACAATTAAATCTGCGTGTATAATAATTAACAAGGCTGTCAGTAGAGCGGATGTTTGGATATCACTAGCTGTAGAAGTTGAGCATGTCAGCTGCCCACGTCCTTGTGAAACCTCGATTGCTCTTTCATAGACATGGTTAAATATGAACGATGTTGTGTTGTTTCTGTCTCTGCAgctgctgaaaaacaacaaattccGGATCCATAAATCACGATATGATTCGATTGACAGCTACCTCTCCTGCTGTGGTGACAAATACAATGACATTGAGCTGACCATAGATGAAGATGTCAACAAACAGCTCCTAGATGCAGGTAAAGAAACACACACTGACACCCCGTCTACAGCGGCTTGAGGCTGTGTGTACTCACTGGACACATCGAAACTGTCTTTGTCCTCGTGTCAAAAGATGCTGCCACCCCACTGTAGACCGCATCGTTGCTTATAATGGGTTCTGTTTGCTTTTGACACTCGCATCCGGTTTAGACGGGGTGTGAGAATCATTGAAGCAGGCCGCTTGTCAGCTCTGTGTGCAGTATTTTCAAGCGTGCTGTACTGCTCTGTTGCAGGCATTGACAAACTGCTGGCACAGCACATTGCACACCTCTTCATCCGCGACCCGCTGTCGCTCTTCCAGGAGAAGATTCATTTGGATGATGAGAACGAATCGGACCACTTTGAGGTAAAGTTAGCATCTGATTTTTATTGTTCTTGCAAATTGAAAATTGATCAgcgggaaaaaaaaataataataaaatgaaatgtcaatGTTAGACCAGTTTTCACTCACTTTGGTTAAAATTGCATGCGTGTTGCAGAATATTCAGTCAACCAACTGGCAGACAATGAGGTTCAAGCCCCCCCCTCCAAACTCTGACATCGGATGGAGAGTCGAGTTCCGTCCAATGGAGGTATTAAACAAACAGCCGTCTGCCCGCTGTCTGTGTGCCAAATGATGCAAGCAGACGCGGCTTGACTGGCTGTGTGCTTAGCAAAGCAAACGTCAGTACTCAGCCACCTACAGTTTGTTCAAGCACAACACACCAAACTCacagaatacacacacacacacacccgtaTAATATCAATTTGATCTAATATAAAGTGTCTCGTGTAATTATAAAATACTATATGgactaaatgtgaccctggaccacaaaaccagtcttaagtcgctggggtatatttgtagcaatagccaaaaatacattgtatgggtcaaaatgatccatttttattttatgccaaaaatcattaggatattaagtaaagatcatgttccatgaagatatttagtgaatttcctactgtaaatatatcaacttaatttttgagCAGTAATATGatttgctaagaacttcatttagacaactttaaaggtgatttttctcagtatttttatttttattttattttattttttttacaccctcagaatccagattttcaaatagttgtatcttggccaaatattgtccaatcctaacaaaccatacatcaatggaaagctgatttattcagttttcatgTAAAAATCTTTCACAAAATTGTCccttttgactggttttgtggtccagggtcacatatatatgcaGTCATTTGACTTGTGCTTCATGTTtctcatgtctttttttttttttttttttcttcttaataGGTTcaactgacagattttgaaaactcgGCTTATGTCGTGTTTATCGTTCTCCTCACCCGTGTGATCTTATCTTATAAATTGGATTTCCTCATTCCATTGTCAAAGGTGGGTTACTCTTTGTGTAAGTTTTGAAGATATTAAAAGGCAAAAAACTGGACATTCTACTAAGACAACCACCAAGAattatacgtgtgtgtgtgtgtgtgtgtgtgtgtgtgtgtgtgtgtgtgcgtgacatttgtctttctgttcattaaagcactgcaatgttttgttttaggtTGATGAAAATATGAAAGTAGCCCAGAAGCGAAATGCAGTGCAGGAAGGCATGTTTTATTTCCGGAAGGACGTCTTTAAAGGTTAGTTGACATTAAAGTTAAATAGAGGTCTTTATCATTCATATCAACAACGAGCTGTGACACATTTTGTAGGCACAACTAAAATATTGTGGACATTTTTAACACTGCATGCTTGTTccaaatttatgttttttattattattttaaggcTGCAACCCAGTGTTAGATTCGCCCTCCACAGCTCAGAATGGAGTGGAGAGTGAAGCTAATGATGGTGAAGAGTTCACACTGATGAGTATTGACACCATCATCAATGGgaaggtgtgtgtttgtctgctcTATAGCTTCAGCAATAAGCTCATGCAAGTTGAATGATACTTGGtgtgagttttattttttttattttaaggaagGGGTGTTTCACGGCTTGATACCGATGTTGAACAGCTACCTTGAGAACATGGAGGTGGATGTGGACACGCGCTGCACTATTCTCAACTACCTTAAACTCATTAAGAAGCGTGCTTCTGGTATGTGAGAGGTTTAGGTTATTTACAGTGGCAGTGCTGTGTTTCTGTTCTTTAaacattctattttttttagtttctacaatttattaactttttttttgtggtttattttttgctgataattgtatttcagtttttaaaacattttcatttaatttaaatatacacacatgcaaatctgttttgttatgaaatgcagttatttaaatgtgtatttttggcAAACTagttcactcattttcattttggatcGTGTTATTGATATTTCTTGTAATGTTTGTCTTTACTACCGTGTTGTTCTCAGGTGAGCTGATGACGATGGCTAAGTGGATGAGGGAGTTTGTCGCCAAACATCCTCAGTACAAGCAGGACAGCGTCATTACGGACAAAATAAACTACGACCTGCTGCACAAGTGTGACAGAATCGCAAGGGGGGAGGAGAAGTGTCCGGAACTTATCGGAGACCCGGTTAACAGAGGAAAATAAAGCCCGCTTGACACGGCGAATCCCGAATCACTCCTTTGCATGAGAACGGAAGACCACAGCAGTTCAGAAATTAAAcgttttaagaaaatatttaaaatggcaTGTGTTTATTGCTGAGGTCAGCCAAAGGTTTGTTGAATTTGTATATAGCAGATTTTTATTATTcgcaaattattttaatagctTAAACAGATCCATGATGTAATTGTACTCTGATGTGTACATATTTCACGTCGGTCTGAGTTTTTGAGAGATTATGTAAATGTAGCAAACACTAAATTGTACATTAGTAATATTTTCGTTGTTGAaatgtaaatactgtacttCATCAGGCCACTAACAAGtgtactttctttctttttttatggatGAAACTGTCGACTTGCTTTGCAGATTCTTATTCCTTTGGCTTTTAATATCGTACCAATTAAGACAAAGATTTTAAGGCACTGGTTTTGATGCAAGCCTGTATGCAGCACTGACTGAACCAGTGTAGCAATTGAAACGGGGCCAAAAGTTGAAGACCGTAGTGGTGTGCAGTGCATTGTGTTTTTCAATAACAaatgatatttcataattttagtgTTGGAATGACGGCTAGATTTATACTATCTGAAGTTTCTTAGTAGTTTTGTTAAGCTTTGCGTAGCTGCTCCACCACTAGAGGGTGCAgatgatcttttttttaattgaaataatggAAAGATAAATTAGATTAAGCTATAGTTTGTTAGCTTTAGCATCTGTATATGGCTTCAAATAAAGTGATTCCTGTACATATTCAGATTGAGTGAAACACCTACATCGGCAAACAATGCCTTTTATAGACCACTGTCATTTCTTTGGCGTTCATTGCAGCCTTGTGGAAACGATCCTTTAAATGCTATTTGTGTGGAATGTTTGTACTTTAAAATTCAATTCATTAAATCATATGATCAGCATCAGGTAATGAGAGCTGTTACACAAGCACATGTCAGGCGGAATGGTTTTTTCCCTTCGTTGGTCAGAGGACTGAATGTGCtcggtgaaaatactagtgttccaATCTATTATTACACTTATTAATTTGACCTTGTTTTCATTAAGCATATGACACTTGTATAGTTTATATTGGCTTGAAATGCAAGTTTTAACATGCCTAGgccatgaataaaaaataaaatgtgtcttTTGATAACATTATTTTCAGTCAAGCTATAGGTGAAATTAAATATAGGGATTTTTGCAGTTCAACTAATTCAGGTTGTTCATCAATGAAAGATTAAACGGTGTATCAAACGCATGTCAGCAAAATATAGCTAATGCAGTTATTGCTGTAAATAATTTACTGCATTTGCAACGTTTTATGGAAGGGTTGAAAATGAAGGCTGTACCTCAAGGGCTCTTAATAATGTTCCCAGTTGTCCTCACCTAATGATGCCAGGGAGTGTCAAATGTGTGTATTGACTGCTGTAGATTGATTATCAATTTTCAATAATGGATAACACTTGCAAATGTGATTCGTGCAATAGTTGGCATGATGCAAAATAATACGACTTTGTATCACGCTGAACTGTGAGCAGATAGACCAGAGATCAGTCCTTTCAGCTTTATGACTTTTTTATGCTtactgaaatcattttaataagcttCTCTCCAGCGTGTAGCCACGTTACAAAATGCCATGCAATGTACAACAACCAGAAACTTAAAACTATAATATCTATATAAAAAGATTAACTATTAACCACTGCTTTCCACAAAGAAAATGTTACGTGAGCACCTTTGGTGGAACTTGTGACAGTTTTCCTGTGATTGTCCCCTCTCACCATGGGCCCCTGGATGCGCGCTTGGCCTGTGATTGGACCGGCCTGGTTCCACATCAGAGCAGCTCTGTGATTGGACTATTTTGGCTCCACATCACAGCAGCACTGTGATTGGTCTGTACTAACTTCAGATGAATGGGGTGATTTCAGTTCGCGAAACGGTTCACGCCTCGTGAAAGCTTAAAACAGAACGCCAGAACGCGCGCTTTTCTCTTATAACCTCATAATAATGGAAGTCAAAACAGATACGTTGACGTTCTAAATCCATTTGAAGCAAAATAGTTGGTCATGCACAGTGTAATAACGACATCTCAAAATTTGAATAAATCACCACTTTTAAAAAGTTCGGCTCTGGTGTTTTAACGCGTTATAAACGTTCCAAATGCATTCTTTAGTTCTCGGAATGGAACGTATCTGGGGTTTTAAATCTGCGTGGCAGTAAAAGTGCAGCGGGGGACGCAGTGTGCTCGCTTCGCAGACTTTGCCCTAGAGCTGCAGTATAAAGAGAGTTATTCGAACACGGCCCGTTATACGCATCAGTTTAAGGTGGATTACAGACACTCATTAGTTCACGAGCTTTTTccactctttccacactgacgACACCATCCGCACAGGACCGAGCACTGAAGAGAACATCTATCTGAAGACTAAAGGTAAGAGATGCTTTTAGATAGTCTGTAGGTTTAAACACCCAAACATGCCATCGGAGACGGCGCTGTCTGTGACCTCTCGAACGCGGCGTGTCTAGCATCATATGACTTTATGAGAGTTCAGAAGCGTCGGGTTTATGATTATGTCACGCGAAGCCGATCTTTATTTATTCTGACGAAGAAGTCTTAGCGAAACGAAATGTGTTGTTGCAGTTTTTCATCTGTTGTTTAAAGGCAACACGATCCGATCGAGTAACGTTAGTTGACATGACATGCAAATCAGTGACAGCAGTATAATAaatctaattttcatttcattttatattatattcagcagtccttgtatttatttaatcaagttTTTATTACTTATTGTTATGCATTTAGACTTTCATCAGCTTTTTTCAATTGTATTTTGGTTTCTATCATTACATCTCCAATCATAATCATGCACGTTTAcaaattatgagtttatgatgaatacattttagtttGCCATATTGGTTGTCAATCATGAGATTgtcatactgtatatgtaatatatgatattttagatgaaaaccaaAAAGCATgtcacatttcaccccaaaaacaaagtaaagaaaatgaagcctatttaTTGgctaggctattattattattgacaaTGAAGTATATCTCCTCTTTCCCACATAAtttctttccacaaaaaaaaaaaaaaaaaaaaaaaatatatatatatatatatatatatatatatatatatatatatacacatttttgtaAGAGTGTCTGAGCCATTATACATTTGTATATGTATTGGAGCCATTGATTTTTATCAGGAGCTCTTGTATCATTCGTAGAAACCTTTGTCTTGTAAGTACATGTTTGTATATCTGATGGCAACAGCAGTGACACTTGACGCTCCTCAGACTGCTTGGGTATGTGGAGAAACAATGTCTCATAATAATCTAATGTTCTCTAACGTTTATGAATTCTCATCTTTAGTCctgctaacaaaaaaaaaaaaaaaaaaaaaaaaaggttttctggATTATACTCACTATGTCTTGACCTTTACTGAGCTACGAACAGGCAATCAAGAGAATTTAACCTGATGGATGGTAGTCCTCGCTGTAGGCAGCCATTTTTATTGCTGTAATCAATAAGTGTTCCAACAAGGTTTTATAAGGTTAACTTCTACTGCcctttttaaactgttttattaTGTTCTAGGACTTTCACAAACAGGCTGAATGTATATTTGCTCTGACTCTTGTGAAAATAGCTGAAGTAATCTTCATATGATTTTTCTCGAAGGTTGGAG encodes:
- the gclc gene encoding glutamate--cysteine ligase catalytic subunit — encoded protein: MGLLSQGSPLNWEETKKHADHVRKHGILQFLNIYNKVKDRQKDVLKWGDEVEYMLVEMDAKNEKVRLVLNGKDVLETLQEKGEKINPNHPTLWRPEYGSYMIEGTPGQPYGGTMSEFNTVEDNMGKRRREAASVLNKNETLLTVTSFPRLGCPGFTQPEYKPTPVEKGVSKSLFFPDEAINRHPRFSTLTRNIRHRRGEKVVINVPIFKDKNTPSPFVEVFPEDDGEAARGALPDHIYMDAMGFGMGNCCLQVTFQACSISEARYLYDQLATFCPIVMALSAASPFYRGYVSDIDCRWGVISASVDDRTREERGLELLKNNKFRIHKSRYDSIDSYLSCCGDKYNDIELTIDEDVNKQLLDAGIDKLLAQHIAHLFIRDPLSLFQEKIHLDDENESDHFENIQSTNWQTMRFKPPPPNSDIGWRVEFRPMEVQLTDFENSAYVVFIVLLTRVILSYKLDFLIPLSKVDENMKVAQKRNAVQEGMFYFRKDVFKGCNPVLDSPSTAQNGVESEANDGEEFTLMSIDTIINGKEGVFHGLIPMLNSYLENMEVDVDTRCTILNYLKLIKKRASGELMTMAKWMREFVAKHPQYKQDSVITDKINYDLLHKCDRIARGEEKCPELIGDPVNRGK